The nucleotide window TGGCTGGAGAGCCTGACAATCCTCAGCCGATTCCCGCGACGTGCACCACCTCCACCTCGCTGTCGCTGCTCGATCTCATGATCCTGACCGCGACCTCAACCGTATTGAGCATCCCCCTGTGAGCACGCAGTTCACCGGGTACCCGGTGGCCGGCGGCCGGTCCGCCAGGCTTCGAGAGTTCGAGGTGTGGGCGGATCGGACCTCCCGGTGGAGTGGCCCGGTGCTGGTGATCGGCGGATCCTCGCGGATTCGCGAGAGCTTCGCGCGGCTTCTCCACCGGGAGTGGGTCAGACCGGGGGGGGCGTTCCGATGCGTGGACGGGTCCTCCCCTGTGCCGGCCACCAGTTTCTCGATCCTGCGGCACCCGGACTCGCCAGCTGCCGGTGGGACTCTGTTCGTGGACCCGGTGGACCGACTCCGGCTTCCGGACCAGCGAAGGCTGCTGGCCTGGCTCGATGCGCGAGACGTCCGCACCGGCTCGTTGGGCGCGCCCTGGCGCCTGGTCGCCGGCCTGGACGCGCCCTTCGGCGAACTCAGCGGCGCGCACCGGCTGCTGCCGGCGCTGCTCGACAGCCTGGACAAGTGGAGGATCGACCTCAGGTAGCTGCAGCACCGGCCGCAATGCGCGCGGGAACTCCACACGCCGCGTGCCACGCAAGGAGGTGGTGAGCCGTGAACATCGGGACGGAGCCGGAGATCGGCCAGAAGGAAACGCAGCGCGCGGCCCGCAACCGCGAGAAGCTCGCCGAGCTGTACCCGCACTTCGCGGACAGCGTTCGACCCATCCTGTCGGAACTGGAAGCCGCCGGCTTCCGGCCCCGGATCCAGGTGGCGTGGCGCAGTCCCGAAGAGGAGCTCAAGGCGTACAAGGCCGGCATCAGCCAGAGCGTGCACGGAATGCACGGCATCTCCGGGCGCCTGAATCAACCCGAGTCGCTCGCGGCGGACGTGGTCGAGAACGACGATCCGGACGCAATCCGCATTCCCTTCGCTCTCCAGCTCGCCAGCTCCGCCCAGGCGCACTCCTGCCAGACCGGCATCCTCATGGGCCTTCCTCACAATCTTGCCGAAGCAGTGACGGCCGCGATCGCCCGCGGCGACTGGGGCGCGCGCGTGAAGCTGGGCTGGAACCCGCTGCACGTCCAGGCTGCCGGGCTGTCCCTGGGAGAGGCCAGGGCAGGAAAGCGCCCGGGAGGGGCGCCGGCAGGGACGACCCCGCCGAGGGCGGGCTCCGGTCACGAACCCGCGGGGGTGCGCCCGCTCCGGCCATGACACCGGCGGAATCCGGTTCCGCCGAGGCATCGTCCGGCAGGCCCATGGCCCGAGGGGGGCGCTCGGTTGGGTGGAGCAATCTCGCGGACAGATCGGCTCCGCGACGCGCCACCTGGCTCTCCGCACTGGGACACCCCGGGGCCATGGCCGCCGGCGAAACTCGAGTCGAGCACGCAAGACTGGGCTCACGCTGCCCATCCGCCGGTTCCCGGTGGGCGGGAGCGGGCCCGAAGCGGGAAGAGCCCGAGACGGAGTATCGAATGCCAATCACACAGGGACGCTCGCGAGGGGCCCGGGATCTCGAACGCGCCGCGCGCAACCGGGAGAAGCTGGCCGAGGTGTACCCGCCATTCGCCGAGAAGGTGCGCGCGATCCTCTCCGACCTGGAGGGGATCGGCCGGCAGCCGATGATCATTCGCTCGTGGCAGAGCCCGGAGGAACGGGAGGCGACTCCCGCCGCGTGCTCCGCGAACCAGGACTACTCCCTGCACCAGGTGACGGGAGTCATCGGGCAGCCGGAGGCGCTGGCGGTGGACATCGTGGATGAGGGGCATCCGGACGAAGCCCACGCGATGTTCGCACTCCAGCTCGCCTATGCGGCCTTCGCCCACGGCTGCGAGACGGGCATCGTGGACGGGCTCCCCGCGGAGGCCGTCGCTGCGATCCAGGACGCGGTGGGCCGCGGAGACTGGGCTGCCGAGGTGACGCCGGGCCGGAGCCCGGGGCACGTGCAGCCGGCGGGGTTCACGGTGGCGGAGGCGAGGGCGGGAAGGCGGCCGAAGTAGGGGGCGGGCCGGCAGCGCTGCGGGCCCATGCTACACTCCCGCCATGGCCGATTCCCCGACGGCACCAAGTCTCGCCGCCGCAGTTCTCCGCGCCTCGCGCCGCCTGGTGATCCTCACCGGCGCGGGCATCTCCGCCGAGAGCGGCGTTCCCACCTTCCGTGGCGCCGGCGGCTACTGGCGCAACCGCAGCTTCATGGAGCTGGCCACGCCCGAGGCGTTCGCTGCGGACCCCCGGCTGGTATGGGATTGGTACCTGGAGCGTCGCCGCACGGTGCGCGCCTGCGAGCCGAACGCCGCGCACCGGGCCATCGCGGCGTGGTCGCAGCTGGGGCGCGGCACGCTCATCACCCAGAACGTGGATGGCCTGCACGAGCGCGCCGGCACCTCGGCGGTGGTGCGCTTTCACGGCTCGCTGTGGCACAACCGGTGCGGGGAGTGCCGGGAGGAGCGGTTGGTCGCCGACCTCGAGTACCCGGAACTGCCGCGATCGCCCTGCTGCCACGCGCCGGAGAGACCGGGAGTGGTGTGGTTCGGGGAGGCCATTCCTTCGGAGGCGGTGAAGTCCACGGAACTCGCGGTTGCGGGCGCGGACGCGGTGCTGGTCATCGGCACCAGCGGCGCGGTGTACCCCGCGGCGGGCATCGTGGCGGCGGTCCGCTCGAGCGGCGCGAAGGCCATCGAGGTGAACCCGGAGGACACCTCCCTGGAGGTGGACGTGGCGCTCCGGATGCCCGCCGCGGAGGCGGTGCCACGGATTCTGCCGTCGCGTTGACCGGCACGCATCGCCGCGGGCCGCCCGGTCGGGGCAATAGCCCGGGCGCCACAGCCGATCCGCCCCGCGCGGTCGACCAGGCCCGCGGCCGATCCACCCCGAGCAGCCCCCGCTACACTCCCCGCCCGGTATCCTGCTATCATCCCGCCATGGTGCGTCCTGACGAACGGCTCCCAGCCGTTCACGCTGCACCGAGCCAGCGGGTGAGAGTCCCGCCCAGAGAAGATCGAAGCCTCTGGTAGCAGGTCCCGGGCGTTGGGAGAGATTCCTGCGTCTGAGCGGGGCGTCAAGAGCCTCTACGGAGGAAGCGAGATTGCGGGCCGCAACATGAAGTGAAGTCTGCCGCCTCGACAGATAAACAATGCGGGAGCCGAGCCGAGCATGTCACGGCGAAGGCCATGTTCGCAGCGCGAGACTTCGAGGAACACGCGCAGCGAGTCCTGCCGGGGTAGGGGGCGCGGCACGCGGTCAAGGTTCGGTGCGGAACAGGAGAGGCCCGTCTGTGTGGCCCCGCGTCGGGGCGAGGTGGCTCGTATAAGCCGAAGGTGAAGTCGAGCGCTGCACAGCGGGAGTCCGAGGGGGTCGTAGTGCCGAGGATGGCGGTGACGAAGAACGCCGCTGGAGGAAAGGGCCCCTGGGGCGGGAGAGCCGAAGGCGGAGGTAAGCGCAAGGGCATGGCCGGCAAGACCGGACCCAACAACCCCGCGGGGCGCGAGTCCCGCGACAAAGTGCGACAACTTCAACGTCGGCTGTGGGTGGCGGCCAAGCGGCAGCCGGGGCGCCGATTCCACGCGCTGTATGACCGCATCTGGAGGGGTGACGTCCTTCGGGAAGCGTGGAAGCGGGTGAGGCGGAACCGAGGCGCGGCAGGCGTGGATGAAGAGACGCTGGCCGGGCTGGAGCAGTACGGAGTCGAGCGCTTCCTGGAAGAGCTTGGCGAGATGCTGCGAGCAGGCAGGTACCGGCCAGCAGCGGTGTTGCGCCGGTACATCCCGAAGGCGGATGGCAAGAAGCGGCCGTTGGGCATACCGACGGTACGGGACCGGGTGGTGCAGGCGGCGGCGAAGCTGGTGCTGGAGCCGATCTTCGAGGCGGACTTCCGTCCGTGCTCGTTTGGGTTCCGGCCGAGGCGGAGCGCCACCGGGGCCCTGGAGAGCCTGCGCAAGCTGGGATCTCGGGGCTACAACCACGTACTGGATGCGGACATTCGAGATTACTTCGGAAGCATCGACCATCGGAAGCTGATGCTTCTGGTGGAACAGCGGGTCTCGGATCGGCGGGTACTCAAGCTGCTGCGGCAGTGGCTCTGTGCCGGGGTGATGGAAGAGGGACAGATGCGGGAGAACCTCTCTGGGACACCCCAGGGAGGAGTGATTTCGCCGCTGCTCTCGAACATCTACCTCAACGCTCTCGACACGGTGTGGGAACGCCGGTGGGCCCATCTGGGCATGCTGGTGCGCTACGCGGACGACTTCGTGGTGATGTGTCGGACGAAGTCGGCGTGCGAGGAGGCCGAGCGCCGGGTGAAGGGGATCCTCACGCGGCTGGGGCTGGAGCTGCACCCGGAGAAGACGAAGCGGCTGGATCTGAGCTGGGGACAGCAGGGGCTTGATTTCCTCGGCTGTCACCTGCGCAAGCGACTGAGCGGACCGATTTGGGCGAGAGAACGCCAAAGGGTGTACTTTCTCCAGCGGTGGCCCTCGCAGCGCAGCATGCAACGGGTACGGCAGCGGGTGAAGGAGTTGACCGGCCGGGAACGCAACGGGGTGAAGGATGTGCGGGTCTTGATCCGCGACCTCAACCCGGTGCTTCGTGGCTGGGGCACCTACTTCCAGACCGGGAACGCCAACAACAAGTTCAATCGGGTCGACACGTACGTCTGGCAGCGGCTCCATGGCTTCATGGTGAAGCGCAAGGGTCGCCATCTGCGAGCGGGCGAAGCCGACCTCTGGACTCGCCAGTTCTTCCATCAGCACGGGCTGCACCGCCTGCGAGGCACCGTCTGTTACCCGGGGACCGCGTAATGCAGCCATCCGAGATCCCACCCGTAAGCCGTGTGCGGGAAATCCGCACGCACGGTCTGAAAGGGGGTTCTACCCCGCACCGTGTGACCCACGGTGTCACGTAGGATCTACCAATGCCCGCGAATCTCACGCCCCAGTACAAGGAGGCGGAGGACCGCTTCCGCGCGGCGGTGAGCCACGAGGACAAGCTGGCCGCGCTCCGCGAGATGATGCAACTCCTGCCCAAGCACAAGGGCACGGAGAAGATCCAGGCGGACATCCGCCGGCGTATCGCCAAGCTGGAGGACGAGGCCGAGCACGGGGCGAAGGGCGGCACCAAGCGCGCCGATCCCGGCCACGTGAAGCGGGAGGGCGCGGGGCAGTGGGCCCTGCTGGGCCCGCCCAACGCCGGCAAGTCGGCGCTGCTTCGCGCGCTCACCCACGCGCACCCCGAGGTGGCGCCCTACCCGTTCACCACGCACGTGCCGCAACCGGGCATGATGCCCTTCGAGGACGTGCAGGTGCAACTGGTGGACACACCCGCTGTCGCCGCGCACCGCACCGAGCCGTACATGGCCAACGTGGCGCACAACGCCGACGGGGTGCTGCTCGTGTTCGACCCCACCGACGACGGCCTGGCGGAGGCCGTGGAGGCCTGCGCCGCGGTGCTGGAAAAGGCCCGCGTGTGGCCACTCACGCGCCCGCTGCCCGCGGACGTCTCGCCCTTGATCGTGCAGCGGCCCGTCTACACGCTGCTGAACAAGGCGGACCTGGACGACGACGGCACATTCCTGGAAATGGCGCGCGAGTCGCTGCCCGCCGACATCCCGGTGTTTCGCGTGTCGGCCGAGCGCGGCTCCGGGCTCGAAGACCTGCGCGCGCTGCTGTTCCGCGACCTGCACATGATCCGCGTCTACGCCAAGGAGCCGGGCAGGAAGCCGGACATGGAGCGCCCGTTCGTGCTGCCGCAG belongs to Candidatus Eisenbacteria bacterium and includes:
- a CDS encoding 50S ribosome-binding GTPase: MPANLTPQYKEAEDRFRAAVSHEDKLAALREMMQLLPKHKGTEKIQADIRRRIAKLEDEAEHGAKGGTKRADPGHVKREGAGQWALLGPPNAGKSALLRALTHAHPEVAPYPFTTHVPQPGMMPFEDVQVQLVDTPAVAAHRTEPYMANVAHNADGVLLVFDPTDDGLAEAVEACAAVLEKARVWPLTRPLPADVSPLIVQRPVYTLLNKADLDDDGTFLEMARESLPADIPVFRVSAERGSGLEDLRALLFRDLHMIRVYAKEPGRKPDMERPFVLPQGATVHELALHVHKDVAGRMKYARIWGHARFDGQQVDRHHVLVDRDVVELHS
- a CDS encoding NAD-dependent deacylase translates to MADSPTAPSLAAAVLRASRRLVILTGAGISAESGVPTFRGAGGYWRNRSFMELATPEAFAADPRLVWDWYLERRRTVRACEPNAAHRAIAAWSQLGRGTLITQNVDGLHERAGTSAVVRFHGSLWHNRCGECREERLVADLEYPELPRSPCCHAPERPGVVWFGEAIPSEAVKSTELAVAGADAVLVIGTSGAVYPAAGIVAAVRSSGAKAIEVNPEDTSLEVDVALRMPAAEAVPRILPSR
- the ltrA gene encoding group II intron reverse transcriptase/maturase produces the protein MAGKTGPNNPAGRESRDKVRQLQRRLWVAAKRQPGRRFHALYDRIWRGDVLREAWKRVRRNRGAAGVDEETLAGLEQYGVERFLEELGEMLRAGRYRPAAVLRRYIPKADGKKRPLGIPTVRDRVVQAAAKLVLEPIFEADFRPCSFGFRPRRSATGALESLRKLGSRGYNHVLDADIRDYFGSIDHRKLMLLVEQRVSDRRVLKLLRQWLCAGVMEEGQMRENLSGTPQGGVISPLLSNIYLNALDTVWERRWAHLGMLVRYADDFVVMCRTKSACEEAERRVKGILTRLGLELHPEKTKRLDLSWGQQGLDFLGCHLRKRLSGPIWARERQRVYFLQRWPSQRSMQRVRQRVKELTGRERNGVKDVRVLIRDLNPVLRGWGTYFQTGNANNKFNRVDTYVWQRLHGFMVKRKGRHLRAGEADLWTRQFFHQHGLHRLRGTVCYPGTA